One window from the genome of Rufibacter tibetensis encodes:
- a CDS encoding DUF6691 family protein, whose translation MKVLKYILTGILFGVVMSKSEAISWYRIQEMFRFQSFHMYGIIGTAVILGALAVFLIKKLKLRDLQGKLITFQPKEKGITRYLMGGTIFGLGWALVGACPGPLFVNLGQGYWSILIVIAGGLLGTYFYGVVRNRLPH comes from the coding sequence ATGAAAGTATTGAAGTATATCCTGACGGGCATTCTGTTCGGGGTGGTGATGAGTAAGTCAGAGGCTATCTCTTGGTACCGTATTCAGGAGATGTTTCGGTTCCAGTCGTTCCACATGTATGGCATTATAGGCACGGCCGTGATTTTGGGGGCATTAGCGGTATTCCTGATCAAAAAGTTAAAGCTCCGTGACCTACAGGGGAAGCTCATCACCTTCCAGCCTAAGGAAAAGGGGATTACCCGTTACCTGATGGGCGGCACTATCTTTGGGTTAGGCTGGGCCTTGGTGGGAGCATGCCCCGGACCCTTGTTTGTGAATTTGGGGCAGGGGTACTGGTCTATTCTGATAGTCATTGCTGGTGGCCTCTTAGGGACTTACTTCTATGGAGTCGTAAGGAACCGGTTGCCACATTAG
- a CDS encoding MBL fold metallo-hydrolase — protein MKVEQIYTGCLAQGAYYIESNREAVIIDPLREIKPYLHKAEKDQANIKYVLETHFHADFVSGHVDLAKAAGVQIVYGAAAQPSFEAYLAQDGEVLTVGDVTLQVLHTPGHTLESVTYLLKDEAGKDYALFTGDTLFIGDVGRPDLAAKSELTQEQLAGMLYDSLRTKIMPLADEVLVYPAHGAGSACGKNMSKDTFDTLGNQKKTNYALRAEMTKEEFVKEVTDGLLPPPGYFPLNVQLNKQGYANIENVLNQGLQALSPDAFEAVVNETGALVLDTRKAADFALGHVPNSINIGLNGSFAPWVGELIPDIQQPIVFLADAGREEEVVTRLARVGYDHTLGYLENGMTTWKAANKEIESLPSISAQEFSQRVQAEKPVIIDVRKPSEYSAEHVEGAVNMPLSSLNEHLVEIPKEEPVYLHCAGGYRSMMAASILKARGFDNLIDVAGGFKAILETDVPKTAFVCPSTLR, from the coding sequence ATGAAAGTAGAACAAATATATACCGGTTGCCTGGCACAAGGCGCCTACTACATTGAGAGTAACCGCGAGGCAGTTATCATTGACCCGCTGCGCGAGATTAAACCATACTTGCACAAAGCTGAGAAAGACCAGGCCAACATCAAATACGTGTTGGAAACCCACTTCCACGCCGATTTTGTCTCGGGGCACGTGGATCTGGCCAAAGCTGCCGGAGTCCAGATTGTGTACGGAGCGGCCGCCCAGCCCTCCTTTGAAGCTTACCTGGCCCAGGATGGGGAAGTGCTCACCGTGGGAGATGTCACCCTCCAGGTGCTACACACCCCCGGCCATACACTGGAATCTGTTACCTATCTGCTGAAAGACGAAGCCGGAAAAGATTACGCCCTTTTCACTGGAGACACCCTGTTCATTGGCGATGTGGGCCGTCCTGATCTGGCTGCGAAATCTGAGTTGACGCAGGAGCAGTTAGCGGGTATGTTGTATGATTCGCTCCGCACCAAGATTATGCCTCTGGCGGATGAGGTGTTGGTGTACCCGGCCCACGGGGCCGGAAGTGCCTGCGGCAAGAACATGAGCAAAGATACATTTGACACCTTGGGCAACCAGAAGAAAACCAACTACGCCCTGCGGGCCGAAATGACAAAAGAAGAGTTTGTGAAGGAAGTAACAGACGGGCTCCTCCCGCCGCCGGGCTATTTTCCGTTGAACGTGCAGCTGAACAAACAAGGCTACGCTAACATTGAAAACGTGCTAAACCAAGGTTTACAGGCCCTGTCACCCGATGCTTTTGAAGCAGTAGTAAACGAGACCGGAGCTCTGGTGCTGGACACCCGTAAAGCCGCCGATTTTGCACTTGGTCATGTTCCCAACTCCATCAACATTGGACTAAACGGTAGCTTCGCGCCATGGGTAGGAGAACTCATCCCAGATATCCAGCAACCCATCGTATTCCTGGCAGACGCTGGTCGCGAGGAAGAAGTAGTGACCCGCCTGGCTAGGGTGGGGTATGACCACACGCTTGGATATCTGGAGAATGGTATGACCACTTGGAAGGCCGCTAACAAAGAAATAGAATCCTTGCCGTCTATTTCAGCTCAGGAGTTTTCCCAACGTGTGCAGGCAGAAAAGCCCGTGATCATAGACGTCCGGAAACCCAGTGAGTACAGCGCAGAGCACGTGGAAGGCGCCGTCAACATGCCGTTAAGCTCCCTGAACGAGCACCTGGTAGAAATCCCTAAAGAGGAACCTGTGTACTTGCACTGTGCTGGTGGTTACCGCTCAATGATGGCAGCGTCCATCCTGAAAGCCCGCGGTTTTGACAACCTGATAGATGTAGCAGGCGGCTTCAAAGCCATCTTGGAAACGGATGTTCCAAAAACCGCATTCGTGTGTCCTTCTACATTAAGGTAA
- a CDS encoding YeeE/YedE family protein: MIEFISQPWPWYVSGAVIALVMVLLLFFGSSFGFSSNFRIICAACGAGKRVPFFKFDWKAQSWNLLFLVGTVLGGWLSQEFLQNGEVIQISTDTVQDLQKLGFAAPQGLQPQELFSLEALGSVQGFLLLLVGGLLIGFGTRYAGGCTSGHAISGLSNLQWPSLVAVIGFFIGGLVTTFLVFPLLFS; the protein is encoded by the coding sequence ATGATAGAGTTTATCTCACAACCCTGGCCATGGTATGTGTCAGGGGCAGTGATTGCGTTGGTGATGGTGCTGCTGTTGTTTTTCGGGAGTTCGTTTGGGTTCTCCTCTAATTTCAGGATTATTTGTGCGGCGTGTGGAGCCGGCAAAAGAGTGCCTTTTTTTAAATTCGATTGGAAAGCGCAAAGCTGGAATTTGCTGTTTCTAGTAGGGACAGTACTGGGTGGATGGCTTTCGCAGGAATTTTTGCAGAACGGGGAGGTCATTCAGATTTCAACTGATACTGTCCAGGACTTACAGAAGTTGGGTTTTGCGGCTCCGCAGGGATTGCAGCCCCAAGAGTTATTCAGTTTGGAAGCGCTGGGAAGTGTACAGGGTTTTCTGTTATTGCTGGTAGGCGGATTGCTCATTGGTTTCGGGACGCGATATGCGGGGGGCTGTACTTCTGGGCATGCCATCAGCGGGCTTTCCAATTTGCAGTGGCCTTCGCTGGTGGCTGTCATCGGTTTTTTCATTGGCGGATTGGTGACCACGTTCCTGGTGTTTCCGCTGCTGTTTTCATAA